Proteins co-encoded in one Ziziphus jujuba cultivar Dongzao chromosome 9, ASM3175591v1 genomic window:
- the LOC107426714 gene encoding uncharacterized protein LOC107426714, whose protein sequence is MYADRVEDETKRSVKERLNGSIKGDSMRRRQAIGKRQRQDDKWEHDLYEGDEYQVSSKVDSRDLRLKLQRKSLQQTTVRGAFSGVRDLREKLSGTMHPQPVNIHQQKPKVEPARLPGKSVASEILAPETKKVVNPPPRKKSSHKVNASVDEFLQSLGLEKYSITFQAEEIDMTALVHMSDEDLKAIGIPMGPRKKILLALESRA, encoded by the exons ATGTATGCTGATCGAGTAGAGGATGAAACTAAGAGATCGGTAAAGGAGCGTCTTAATGGCAGTATCAAAGGCGACTCTATGCGCCGCCGCCAAGCCATCGGAAAGAG GCAGAGACAGGATGACAAGTGGGAACACGATCTTTATGAGGGTGATGAATATCAAGTTTCAA GCAAAGTTGATTCTCGAGATCTTCGTTTAAAGCTCCAGAGGAAAAGTCTCCAGCAAACAACTGTAAGAGGTGCTTTTTCAGGTGTAAGGGATCTACGTGAAAAGCTATCTGGGACCATGCACCCACAACCTGTGAATATTCATCAACAGAAGCCGAAGGTGGAACCTGCCAGGCTACCGGGTAAAAGTGTTGCTTCTGAAATCCTTGCACCAGAGACTAAAAAGGTTGTCAACCCACCTCCTAGAAAGAAATCTTCGCATAAG GTCAATGCATCAGTGGATGAATTTCTTCAGTCCTTGGGTCTTGAAAAATATTCCATTACATTTCAAGCAGAGGAA ATTGACATGACAGCTCTTGTACACATGTCTGATGAAGACCTaaaggccataggaattccgaTG GGGCCAAGAAAGAAGATACTTTTAGCATTGGAATCAAGAGCCTGA
- the LOC107426713 gene encoding uncharacterized protein LOC107426713, translating to MAEVSDSEPPKSETSQVQEPASDFDPKTMRKTKPGLKRLVLTLSVLFSFVLGFPFLWKTVEIYRAPLPFREVESLSAQLDSSPLLFPCHFQAIFLGFNSKSSITSSAIDDLQVSIINQMTKFTPQTPQCGTCSTNYTVSVVVESDSQCLQSQGSKSSSPWKCGSMAAVDFDSDDDDAIDDSLESVFGGWSEVASAGKVYTVVWVRRDDEVRAVVGKYRHAWISGRVSEAAAAASRMAEIFVKVFVNGGKEEGLIHEEFMPVGADGRIVLSFNLLNAEPRDWIYDWDFQDVDENLLSPVIEALEPIANITVESQVLYHTPKSSFSYWDDKLGSYIFSTKDLPFFVNSNEWHLDTSIAAGGRSKILHFVVYIPSSKECPLLLRLPDGEISKTNGFISPKWGGIIVWNPKGCGKNSGIEHPFRHTISHQDLQKVFEVFTGQFRQLFGLKSDNVYIGSSGTSSLLASERGFTVWELDVLSRQHTCSSLHSCATTLGSLSRLVQSLPRMIIMDEIGKQVKFSLDEAKLAQINASLGVYDASAVSSRQARSLAEEAFFHPSIMSVSYYSFEHCFAVYSPFFLPVSMHVLLAALREWRRYKHENRKYLAWKSKAVS from the exons ATGGCGGAAGTTTCAGATTCCGAACCTCCAAAATCTGAAACATCTCAAGTACAAGAACCAGCATCCGATTTCGATCCCAAAACCATGCGAAAAACCAAACCTGGGTTAAAACGGCTCGTGCTGACCCTTTCAGTCCTCTTCTCCTTCGTCCTAG GCTTCCCTTTCTTATGGAAAACAGTGGAAATCTACCGCGCACCTCTACCATTCCGCGAAGTTGAGTCCCTCTCAGCTCAGCTCGATTCTAGTCCATTGCTGTTCCCCTGCCATTTTCAAGCTATCTTCCTCGGCTTCAACTCTAAATCCTCCATCACCTCCTCCGCCATAGATGATCTTCAAGTCTCCATAATCAACCAAATGACCAAATTCACTCCACAAACCCCGCAATGCGGCACATGCAGTACCAACTACACCGTCTCCGTGGTCGTAGAATCCGACTCCCAGTGTCTCCAATCCCAGGGCAGTAAATCTTCGAGTCCATGGAAGTGCGGTTCAATGGCCGCGGTTGATTTTGactctgatgatgatgatgctatTGATGATTCGTTGGAGTCGGTGTTTGGAGGCTGGTCGGAGGTCGCATCTGCTGGGAAGGTTTATACTGTGGTATGGGTGCGTAGAGATGATGAGGTGCGAGCTGTAGTTGGGAAGTACAGGCACGCCTGGATTTCCGGCAGGGTATCGGAGGCTGCGGCGGCGGCGTCGAGGATGGCGGAGATTTTTGTTAAGGTGTTTGTTAATGGTGGAAAGGAAGAAGGATTGATTCATGAGGAGTTTATGCCTGTTGGTGCTGATGGTAGGATTGTTCTTTCCTTCAATTTGCTAAATGCTGAACCACGTGATTGGATTTATGACTG GGATTTTCAGGATGTAGATGAGAATCTGTTGTCCCCTGTCATTGAGGCATTGGAGCCAATAGCCAACATAACGGTGGAAAGTCAG GTGTTATACCATACGCCGAAGTCATCGTTTTCTTACTGGGATGACAAGTTGGGTAGTTACATCTTTAGTACGAAGGATCTTCCTTTTTTC GTAAATTCAAATGAGTGGCACTTGGATACTTCCATTGCAGCTGGCGGGAGGTCAAAGATATTGCATTTTGTAGT ATATATACCATCATCAAAGGAGTGTCCTCTTCTCCTACGGCTTCCAGATGGAGAGATTTCCAAAACAAATGGCTTTATATCTCCT AAATGGGGAGGCATTATTGTTTGGAACCCAAAAGGATGTGGGAAAAATTCTGGGATTGAGCATCCATTCAGGCATACAATTTCACACCAG GATCTTCAGAAGGTTTTTGAAGTTTTCACGGGGCAGTTTCGGCAGCTTTTTGGTCTTAAATCTGATAACGTTTACATTGGTTCTTCAGGCACATCCAGCCTTTTAGCCAGTGAAAGAGGCTTCACAGTATG GGAATTGGATGTATTATCTCGGCAACACACATGTTCTAGTCTCCATTCATGTGCTACAACCCTTGGATCTCTCTCCAGATTG GTTCAGTCACTGCCTAGGATGATTATCATGGATGAGATTGGAAAACAG GTGAAGTTCTCGTTGGATGAAGCAAAATTGGCTCAAATTAATGCCTCTCTTGGAGTTTATGATGCTTCAGCTG TATCGTCTAGGCAAGCAAGATCTCTTGCGGAAGAAGCCTTCTTCCACCCATCTATCATGTCCGTGAGCTACTACTCATTTGAGCACTGTTTTGCTGTCTACTCG CCTTTTTTTCTACCAGTTTCAATGCATGTTCTCCTGGCTGCTTTAAGGGAGTGGAGACGATACAAGCACGAAAATAGGAAGTACTTGGCATGGAAGTCTAAAGCAGTATCGTAA
- the LOC107426645 gene encoding uncharacterized protein LOC107426645 produces the protein MAGNNSRTIKLYCPSLSKIVQVVAWEEQRLDLGSIARSFGLEPSTLKLNGHFISRGVDLIASSVTWKSLLSFFSSKGLPTGKDNDKALVVDGKLSKVGTKRAHNPQDDIGCVNQHEEVATSSRGPAMVGNNLLKHKRMREGFISSGREAENSSVGLKRKQVVEELGNLKKLKINETYTDIPGRVSEPKKSTSGTQLRCSYSGDMKRMREDEAIIAAPSKRIR, from the exons ATGGCGGGGAACAATTCCAGAACGATCAAGCTGTACTGTCCCTCGCTGTCGAAGATAGTTCAGGTGGTAGCTTGGGAGGAGCAGAGGCTGGACCTGGGTTCGATAGCTCGGAGTTTTGGGCTCGAGCCCTCGACGTTGAAGCTCAACGGCCACTTCATTAGCAGAGGGGTCGACCTCATTGCCTCTTCTGTCACCTGGAAGAGcctcctctctttcttttcttctaagGGACTTCCTACCGGAAAAGACAACGACAAAGCGCTCGTCGTTGATGGCAAGCTCTCCAAAGTTGGAACCAAGC GAGCCCATAACCCTCAGGATGATATTGGCTGTGTAAATCAACACGAAGAAGTTGCAACTAGTAGTAGAGGGCCAGCAATGGTAGGTAACAACTTGCTCAAGCATAAAAGGATGAGGGAAGGCTTTATTAGTTCAG gtCGTGAAGCTGAGAATTCTAGTGTAGGCTTGAAGAGAAAGCAAGTAGTGGAAGAGTTGGGCAAcctcaaaaaattaaagataaatgaaACCTATACAG ATATCCCAGGAAGGGTTAGTGAGCCCAAGAAAAGCACTTCAGGCACCCAACTCAGATGCAGTTACAGTGGAGATATGAAGCGGATGAGAGAAGATGAGGCAATCATTGCAGCTCCTTCTAAAAGGATTAGATGA
- the LOC107426643 gene encoding uncharacterized protein LOC107426643 isoform X1, which produces MAVPKVNQNFLAELESMGFPLATAIRGLHHSGNDSVEAAVNWIFEHENDPDIDQMPLVTVDIDIKSDEPFPITEEMKIKAQELRNRTRKKREDEEKKSERQREKERIRAGKELLEAKRVAEENERKRILALQKKEREDEQRAREKIRWKLEQDKLERGSRLGLPSKNPAPGRLSTHLLQEKENSLPVKTVTMAELMRECLRSLKRNHKDDDGKVRRAFQTLLIYLGNVARNPNEEKYRKIRLSNPLFQERVGSLKGGVEFLELCGFERSEGGEFLYLPHDKVDMAVLNSAGSELKSAINNPFFGLLQC; this is translated from the exons ATGGCTGTTCCAAAGGTAAATCAGAATTTTCTTGCAGAGCTTGAATCAATGGGATTTCCTTTAGCAACGGCGATACGAGGTCTTCATCATTCTG GTAATGATAGTGTAGAGGCTGCTGTGAATTGGATCTTTGAGCATGAAAATGACCCAGATATTGATCAGATGCCATTG GTAACAGTAGATATTGATATTAAATCTGATGAACCATTCCCTATTACGgaggaaatgaaaataaaggcGCAGGAATTAAG GAATCGAACACGGAAGAAGAGGgaagatgaagaaaagaaatcaGAAAGACAAAGAGAAAAG GAGAGGATTCGTGCTGGCAAGGAACTTCTTGAAGCAAAACGAGTCgcagaagaaaatgaaagaaaacg TATATTGGCGTTGCAGAAAAAGGAGAGGGAGGACGAGCAAAGAGCAAGAGAGAAAATCCGCTGGAAACTAGAACAAGATAAG CTAGAAAGAGGCTCCAGGCTTGGATTGCCATCAAAGAACCCTGCACCTGGAAGACTTTCTACACATTTGTTGCAGGAAAAAGAG AACTCATTGCCTGTTAAGACTGTAACAATGGCAGAGCTCATGAGAGAGTGTTTAAGGTCTCTTAAGCGAAACCACAAG GATGATGATGGAAAAGTAAGAAGGGCCTTCCAGActttgttgatttaccttggaAATGTTGCAAGGAATCctaatgaagaaaaatataggAAAATAAGACTCAGTAATCCGTTATTCCAG GAAAGAGTTGGTAGTTTGAAAGGAGGTGTTGAGTTTCTTGAGCTGTGTGGATTCGAGAGAAGTGAAGGGGGAGAGTTTTTGTATCTTCCTCATGATAAAGTTGACATGGCAGTATTGAATTCAGCTGGTTCTGAATTGAAGTCTGCAATTAACAACCCCTTCTTTGGACTTCTACAATGCTAG
- the LOC112492982 gene encoding two-component response regulator ARR22, which produces MEKGSASASGSSSSSGSGSATSTTTTTKIMEKGSASASGSDSSSATTIVLEKSSASASGSSSSSATSMAEEKGSGSGSRYSSSSASATSTTTTKIMEKGSGSGSATSTTKINSAIRALVVDDDTLVRKLHGRILEKEFKIEDCIQGKDGKQAVDIHTDGQKFDLILMDSQMPNMDGIQATKNLREMGIASLIIGVSSEENAEQRFKEAGANGYVQKPLTADKLKPILEEFKLI; this is translated from the exons ATGGAGAAAGGTTCTGCTTCCGCTTCTGGTTCAAGTTCTAGTTCTGGTTCTGGTTCTGCAACCAGTACCACCACCACGACCAAGATCATGGAGAAAGGTTCTGCTTCTGCCTCTGGTTCAGATTCTAGTTCTGCAACCACTATCGTCTTGGAGAAAAGTTCTGCTTCTGCTTCTGGTTCGAGTTCTAGTTCTGCAACCAGTATGGCTGAGGAGAAAGGTTCTGGTTCTGGTTCACGTTATAGTTCTAGCTCTGCTTCTGCGACCAGTACCACCACTACCAAGATCATGGAGAAAGGTTCAGGTTCTGGTTCTGCAACCAGTACCACCAAGATCAATAGTGCAATAAGAGCTCTGGTGGTGGACGATGATACTCTGGTTCGGAAGCTTCATGGTAGAATCTTGGAGAAGGAGTTTAAAATTGAAGACTGCATACAAGGTAAAGATGGAAAACAAGCCGTGGACATCCACACAGATGGACAGAAATTCGATCTCATCCTAATGGACTCTCAGATGCCGAACATGGACGGCATTCAG gCAACAAAGAATCTGAGAGAAATGGGGATAGCTTCCTTAATAATCGGTGTATCATCGGAGGAAAATGCAGAGCAGAGATTCAAAGAAGCAGGGGCAAATGGCTACGTACAGAAGCCGTTAACTGCTGACAAACTCAAACCCATTCTTGAAGAGTTTAAGCTCATCTAA
- the LOC107426575 gene encoding G-type lectin S-receptor-like serine/threonine-protein kinase At1g67520 produces MSNESSRKVVYLLILAYKKENYMYQKPTCSLEIRNFRPTMATKVKALRNGILLLIYSCLCLEGGPYICKAQATDTVQPGQVIQYSDKLLVSADGRFQLGFFNLSDNDPKQGYLGLWLTNDNSEKLWVGNRERPLSGSNANLTLDSNGLLKITHGDEGGGDPIVLNTDQTAAKTSSLILENSGNLKLRELNPNGTIKRVLWESFDNPTNSLLPGMRLGFNHKTRKKWILTSWLSEDVPVPGAFSLEYNETGINDGSSAGELLMRRRGKPYWKNGTALILERLATTTTDSGRYNFTNVSNENESYLEFNSILVLGAQGELHETDSRMVLITDNACSGYSTISGCVQEKLPACRKRNQKFERLMGSYTGTVSGLNSFMDLNWNISTSDCWDRCWKNCSCVGFRPMPANETGCQFWSQGSQFEPDPAGNTPDNYAYVFNSMSNESGLEWWIWVIIALATLLALLLGVFIHLRCKRYQREKIEKEEELMLNQLTISDGVNNAEEIVHDGKKGHDLKLLSFPAIMAATDNFSNENKLGQGGFGPVFKGKLPEGQEIAVKRLSRSSGQGLVEFRNELILIAKLQHMNLVRLLGCCVKGDEKMLIYEYMPNKSLDFFLFDPSKKKLLDWKTRCNIIEGTAQGLLYLHKYSRLRIIHRDLKASNILLDKDMNPKISDFGMARIFGRNDSEANTNRVVGTYGYMSPEYALEGNFSEKSDVYSFGVLLLEIVSGRKTSGFYNPERPMNLVGYAWELWKEDQTKDLIDSSLVDDSSIEPPQILRCIHVGLLCVQENAVDRPTISDVITMLANQSVPLPIPKQVAVPARYHQRIDPNSSSGSKQGNSIASAPITELEGR; encoded by the exons ATGTCAAATGAATCTTCACGTAAAGTTGTGTACCTTCTGATTCTGgcatacaaaaaagaaaattatatgtaCCAAAAACCAACCTGCAGCTTAGAGATAAGAAATTTTCGCCCAACAATGGCTACCAAAGTTAAAGCCTTAAGAAACGGAATTTTGCTCTTGATTTACTCATGTCTCTGTTTGGAAGGAGGACCTTATATTTGCAAGGCACAGGCAACGGACACCGTTCAACCAGGCCAAGTGATCCAGTACTCGGATAAGTTACTGGTCTCTGCTGATGGGAGATTTCAATTAGGCTTCTTCAACCTGAGCGATAATGATCCAAAACAAGGCTATCTAGGATTATGGTTAACCAACGACAATTCCGAAAAACTATGGGTTGGTAACAGAGAAAGACCTCTATCAGGATCTAACGCCAATCTCACTCTGGATTCGAACGGCCTTTTGAAGATCACTCATGGTGATGAAGGAGGCGGCGACCCAATCGTGTTGAACACCGATCAAACAGCAGCTAAAACCTCTTCCTTGATTCTGGAGAATAGTGGGAATTTGAAGCTGAGAGAATTGAACCCAAATGGAACAATCAAAAGGGTATTGTGGGAAAGCTTTGATAACCCAACAAATTCACTCCTGCCCGGGATGAGACTCGGATTCAATCACAAAACCAGGAAGAAATGGATACTCACTTCTTGGTTGAGCGAGGATGTCCCTGTTCCTGGTGCCTTTTCTCTGGAATATAACGAGACAGGAATCAATGATGGTTCTTCTGCAGGAGAATTGCTAATGAGACGCAGAGGGAAGCCGTATTGGAAAAATGGGACTGCTCTGATTCTGGAACGTTTGGCGACTACTACAACAGATAGTGGACGTTACAATTTTACAAATGTTTCCAACGAGAATGAGAGCTACTTGGAGTTTAATTCAATTTTGGTCTTGGGGGCACAAGGCGAACTCCATGAAACAGACAGCCGTATGGTGCTTATAACTGACAATGCATGTTCTGGGTATTCCACCATATCTGGGTGTGTTCAGGAAAAGCTACCTGCTTGTCGGAAAAGAAATCAAAAGTTTGAGAGGCTAATGGGTTCGTATACAGGAACAGTGTCCGGTTTGAATTCGTTTATGGATTTGAATTGGAACATTAGTACTAGCGACTGTTGGGACCGGTGCTGGAAAAATTGTTCTTGTGTTGGGTTTAGACCAATGCCCGCCAATGAAACTGGTTGCCAGTTCTGGAGTCAAGGATCCCAATTTGAACCAGATCCAGCTGGAAATACACCAGATAATTATGCTTATGTTTTCAATTCTATGAGCAACGAATCAG GATTGGAATGGTGGATATGGGTCATAATTGCACTGGCTACTCTGCTTGCACTTCTTCTGGGTGTCTTTATCCATTTGAGGTGCAAAAGATACCAAA GGGAGAAGATAGAAAAGGAGGAAGAATTAATGTTAAACCAGTTGACGATTTCAGACGGGGTTAACAACGCAGAAGAGATTGTTCATGATGGGAAGAAAGGTCATGATTTGAAACTACTCAGTTTTCCTGCTATTATGGCTGCTACAGATAACTTTTCCAATGAAAACAAACTTGGCCAGGGTGGTTTTGGTCCTGTGTTTAAG GGCAAATTGCCAGAAGGGCAAGAAATAGCAGTGAAAAGGCTATCAAGGAGTTCAGGACAGGGACTGGTGGAGTTCAGGAATGAGCTTATACTAATAGCGAAGCTCCAGCATATGAATCTTGTTAGACTATTGGGCTGTTGTGTAAAAGGAGATGAAAAGATGTTGATCTATGAATACATGCCTAACAAAAGCTTAGACTTCTTTCTCTTTG ATCCATCAAAAAAGAAGCTACTGGATTGGAAGACACGCTGCAACATCATCGAAGGCACTGCTCAAGGGCTTCTTTACTTGCATAAATATTCAAGATTGAGAATAATTCATAGAGATCTGAAAGCAAGTAATATCCTTCTTGACAAAGACATGAATCCCAAAATTTCTGATTTTGGAATGGCAAGAATTTTCGGACGAAACGACTCTGAAGCAAATACAAATAGAGTCGTAGGCACATA TGGGTACATGTCGCCAGAGTATGCTTTAGAGGGAAATTTCTCTGAGAAATCAGATGTTTACAGCTTCGGAGTGTTATTATTAGAGATTGTGAGCGGACGGAAGACCAGCGGCTTTTACAATCCAGAGCGCCCCATGAACTTAGTAGGATAT GCATGGGAACTATGGAAAGAAGATCAAACTAAGGACCTCATAGATTCAAGCCTGGTTGATGATTCATCGATTGAACCACCCCAAATTTTAAGATGCATTCATGTGGGTCTGTTGTGCGTACAAGAGAATGCAGTGGACAGACCAACTATATCGGATGTGATAACCATGTTGGCCAACCAAAGTGTTCCTCTTCCAATCCCAAAACAAGTGGCTGTTCCTGCTCGTTATCATCAACGTATAGATCCCAATTCATCATCTGGAAGTAAACAGGGAAATTCTATCGCGAGTGCACCGATCACGGAGTTAGAAGGACGATGA
- the LOC107426643 gene encoding uncharacterized protein LOC107426643 isoform X3 — translation MPLVTVDIDIKSDEPFPITEEMKIKAQELRNRTRKKREDEEKKSERQREKERIRAGKELLEAKRVAEENERKRILALQKKEREDEQRAREKIRWKLEQDKLERGSRLGLPSKNPAPGRLSTHLLQEKENSLPVKTVTMAELMRECLRSLKRNHKDDDGKVRRAFQTLLIYLGNVARNPNEEKYRKIRLSNPLFQERVGSLKGGVEFLELCGFERSEGGEFLYLPHDKVDMAVLNSAGSELKSAINNPFFGLLQC, via the exons ATGCCATTG GTAACAGTAGATATTGATATTAAATCTGATGAACCATTCCCTATTACGgaggaaatgaaaataaaggcGCAGGAATTAAG GAATCGAACACGGAAGAAGAGGgaagatgaagaaaagaaatcaGAAAGACAAAGAGAAAAG GAGAGGATTCGTGCTGGCAAGGAACTTCTTGAAGCAAAACGAGTCgcagaagaaaatgaaagaaaacg TATATTGGCGTTGCAGAAAAAGGAGAGGGAGGACGAGCAAAGAGCAAGAGAGAAAATCCGCTGGAAACTAGAACAAGATAAG CTAGAAAGAGGCTCCAGGCTTGGATTGCCATCAAAGAACCCTGCACCTGGAAGACTTTCTACACATTTGTTGCAGGAAAAAGAG AACTCATTGCCTGTTAAGACTGTAACAATGGCAGAGCTCATGAGAGAGTGTTTAAGGTCTCTTAAGCGAAACCACAAG GATGATGATGGAAAAGTAAGAAGGGCCTTCCAGActttgttgatttaccttggaAATGTTGCAAGGAATCctaatgaagaaaaatataggAAAATAAGACTCAGTAATCCGTTATTCCAG GAAAGAGTTGGTAGTTTGAAAGGAGGTGTTGAGTTTCTTGAGCTGTGTGGATTCGAGAGAAGTGAAGGGGGAGAGTTTTTGTATCTTCCTCATGATAAAGTTGACATGGCAGTATTGAATTCAGCTGGTTCTGAATTGAAGTCTGCAATTAACAACCCCTTCTTTGGACTTCTACAATGCTAG
- the LOC107426643 gene encoding uncharacterized protein LOC107426643 isoform X2, with protein MGFPLATAIRGLHHSGNDSVEAAVNWIFEHENDPDIDQMPLVTVDIDIKSDEPFPITEEMKIKAQELRNRTRKKREDEEKKSERQREKERIRAGKELLEAKRVAEENERKRILALQKKEREDEQRAREKIRWKLEQDKLERGSRLGLPSKNPAPGRLSTHLLQEKENSLPVKTVTMAELMRECLRSLKRNHKDDDGKVRRAFQTLLIYLGNVARNPNEEKYRKIRLSNPLFQERVGSLKGGVEFLELCGFERSEGGEFLYLPHDKVDMAVLNSAGSELKSAINNPFFGLLQC; from the exons ATGGGATTTCCTTTAGCAACGGCGATACGAGGTCTTCATCATTCTG GTAATGATAGTGTAGAGGCTGCTGTGAATTGGATCTTTGAGCATGAAAATGACCCAGATATTGATCAGATGCCATTG GTAACAGTAGATATTGATATTAAATCTGATGAACCATTCCCTATTACGgaggaaatgaaaataaaggcGCAGGAATTAAG GAATCGAACACGGAAGAAGAGGgaagatgaagaaaagaaatcaGAAAGACAAAGAGAAAAG GAGAGGATTCGTGCTGGCAAGGAACTTCTTGAAGCAAAACGAGTCgcagaagaaaatgaaagaaaacg TATATTGGCGTTGCAGAAAAAGGAGAGGGAGGACGAGCAAAGAGCAAGAGAGAAAATCCGCTGGAAACTAGAACAAGATAAG CTAGAAAGAGGCTCCAGGCTTGGATTGCCATCAAAGAACCCTGCACCTGGAAGACTTTCTACACATTTGTTGCAGGAAAAAGAG AACTCATTGCCTGTTAAGACTGTAACAATGGCAGAGCTCATGAGAGAGTGTTTAAGGTCTCTTAAGCGAAACCACAAG GATGATGATGGAAAAGTAAGAAGGGCCTTCCAGActttgttgatttaccttggaAATGTTGCAAGGAATCctaatgaagaaaaatataggAAAATAAGACTCAGTAATCCGTTATTCCAG GAAAGAGTTGGTAGTTTGAAAGGAGGTGTTGAGTTTCTTGAGCTGTGTGGATTCGAGAGAAGTGAAGGGGGAGAGTTTTTGTATCTTCCTCATGATAAAGTTGACATGGCAGTATTGAATTCAGCTGGTTCTGAATTGAAGTCTGCAATTAACAACCCCTTCTTTGGACTTCTACAATGCTAG
- the LOC107426504 gene encoding two-component system protein B, with protein METVSGSGCATTKKNENVIRALVVDDSPVERMVNGSILNKLLKTERYQEAVDGNEAVNLHKTPAGQGIKHKLFDLILMDSHMPNMNDIQYIINLLGNKNLREMGISSIIIGVSREENTAQRFKEAGANSYVQKPLSAGKLKPILEEFKLIY; from the exons ATGGAGACAGTTTCAGGGTCTGGTTGTGCAACCACCAAGAAGAACGAGAACGTAATTAGAGCTCTGGTAGTGGACGACTCGCCTGTAGAACGGATGGTCAATGGTTCAATCTTGAACAAGCTGTTGAAAACAGAACGCTACCAAGAAGCTGTAGATGGAAATGAAGCCGTCAACCTCCACAAAACTCCTGCTGGTCAGGGGATCAAACACAAATTATTCGATCTCATCCTAATGGATTCTCACATGCCAAACATGAACGACATTcag TACATTATCAATCTTTTAGGCAACAAGAATCTGAGAGAAATGGGGATAAGCTCCATAATAATCGGAGTGTCAAGGGAGGAAAATACAGCGCAGAGGTTCAAAGAAGCAGGAGCAAATAGCTATGTGCAAAAGCCTTTATCTGCTGGGAAACTTAAACCCATTCTTGAAGAGTTTAAGCTGATCTACTAG